GGCACGAACTGCTCGGCGAGATAGACGCCCCCCGCCACCAGCCCTCCGAGGGCCAGCAAGATCGTCCCGCCCAGCACGAACAGGGGCGTCAGCGAGCGCTTCTTTTTCTTGCGGCGCTTGCGTCGCCGAGGTGGTTCACCCGCAGCGGGGGGCGGTGGAGCGGATTTCTTGCGAGGCGGCGGGGACATGGGCGACATTTTACCAAATACGCGCCCATTCCCCTCATCGACTTCAGGGCATCACCTGAACCGGGTAGCCCTCTCCACGCAGCGCCCCGACAATTTCTTCGATGTGCCCCCCGTCCCGCGTCTCGATCTGGATCTCCACGCCGGTGCCGCCGAGCGGCACGCTGGCGCTGGCGCGGTTGTGGTTGACCTCGATCAGGTTGCCCTGGCCGTCCGCCACGATCTTGAGCAGCTTGGCGAGCGAGCCGGGCTTGTCGTCGACGGCCGTGAACAAACGCGCGTAGCGCTGGGCCCGCAGCATGTGCCGCTCGATCAGGCTGGAGAGCAGCTTGGTGTCGATGTTGCCGCCACTGAGAATCACGGCGGTTTTGCCACGGGCCGCAATCCGCCCCGTCAGCAAGGCCGCCAGGCCCACCGCCCCGGCGCCCTCCACCACCAGCTTGGTGCGTTCGAGCAACTGCACGATCGTGTTGGCCGTGTCCTCATCGCTGACCGTGACCATCTCGTCGACGTACTTGGCGATGTAATGAAAGGTCCGCTCGGCCGGATACTTGATGGCGATGCCGTCGGCGATCGTCTTGACCGAGGGCGTGGCCACGAGTTCGTGCGCCTGCCAGGCCTTCACCAGCGCCGGGGCGCCCTCGGCCTGAACGCCCACCACGCGAATGTGCGGGTTGCGCTCCTTGAGGGCGATCGCCACCCCGCTCATCAAGCCGCCCCCGCCCACCGGCACGATCACGGTCTCCAGATCGGGCAGGTCCTCCAGCAACTCCAGCCCGATCGTGCCCTGCCCCGCGATGATGTCATCGTGGTCGAAGGCCGAGACAAACTCCGCCCCGGTTTCCTCCGCGAAGGCCTTGGCAGCCTGGACGGCCTCGTCAAAAATCGCGCCCACCAGGCGCACCTCGGCCCCGTAACCACGCGTCGCCTGGACCTTGGCGATCGAGGCGCCCGTCGGCATGAAGACCGTCGCCTTCATCCCGTTGAGGCGCGCACCCAGGGCGATGCCCTGAGCGTGGTTCCCGGCGGAGGCCGTGACCACCCCACGGGCCTTCTGCTCCGGGGAGAAGCGGCTGAGGCACAGGTAGGCGCCGCGGACCTTGAAGGAGCCGGTTTTCTGAAGATTTTCCGCCTTCAGATGGATCGCGCAGCCCGCCATGGCATCAAAGGTTTGCGAGGTGAACAGGGGCGTGCGATGCGCCACCTTGCGCACGGAATGGTAGGCCTCCTCGATGCGGGCCAGGTTGACATGCGTGGCGATCTCGAGCGCCATGACGCCTCCTGCCGATGGACCATCGGCTGCCTTGAGGAAACCCCGTCGTCTCCTCTCAACGTCATTATAGCGCAGCACGCAGAGTCAGTCCGAACTGCAACCTCATCAGGGTCGGTGAGGCCGCCAGGGACCTACCAAATGGCCAGGCTGCAACGCGCA
The sequence above is a segment of the Candidatus Sericytochromatia bacterium genome. Coding sequences within it:
- the ilvA gene encoding threonine ammonia-lyase — encoded protein: MALEIATHVNLARIEEAYHSVRKVAHRTPLFTSQTFDAMAGCAIHLKAENLQKTGSFKVRGAYLCLSRFSPEQKARGVVTASAGNHAQGIALGARLNGMKATVFMPTGASIAKVQATRGYGAEVRLVGAIFDEAVQAAKAFAEETGAEFVSAFDHDDIIAGQGTIGLELLEDLPDLETVIVPVGGGGLMSGVAIALKERNPHIRVVGVQAEGAPALVKAWQAHELVATPSVKTIADGIAIKYPAERTFHYIAKYVDEMVTVSDEDTANTIVQLLERTKLVVEGAGAVGLAALLTGRIAARGKTAVILSGGNIDTKLLSSLIERHMLRAQRYARLFTAVDDKPGSLAKLLKIVADGQGNLIEVNHNRASASVPLGGTGVEIQIETRDGGHIEEIVGALRGEGYPVQVMP